The window ttatcataattttaaaataatttataaaatgcttacaaaatgcaaggcaaagtcactttcaagagttaagtcgagatctgaattaaaaatcctaataactggtaaagaagggaagtcgcagacaaaaatattgaatattgtctacaaacaagtttttcagaatatttcgtagtcacggtacgtaattttaatcttttttttttttcaaatacaaatttgaaaatgaataaactgttgcaattatttatttttcgtatTTGCTaaatgggttgtgatgagttaggagaccgatgacggtatgttaatttaatattatttattgttcaataaaatttagaaatttataaatctatcaaataatgttaaccagTCAAATTgctttcaaaatttatttaatttcttgcaagtttctaattgaatttggtttctttatcgagaaatgtacttcataatttatattatttgtggataatattttgatttttattatattttcttttaatatgtctacataaatatttgtttattatttatggaaaaataatattattcacctaaaataaagaattacgaaacatatacaatacaattctaattaatgataatataaaatctgttacttctaaaactatacactatttattctattttttgaatgaaagtatcttcgtaaacacacaaaatattttgtgacgttgcaattatacatacacacaatatctgtctcttcatactgacgttatTGTGTTCCCTCTTGTGAGGTACGGGCCGAGAGAGAACACAGGATGCGGaccgatcatgttcttatgtccgcacagggtgcggaccggtcacctagtaATATATTAATATCGTATATAATTTTTGGTAATCATGTTAAATTCAATCTCGTATATTGAAGAATGgaaacaaataattattaaaatatatgtgtTTCCTTTTAAGAGATGTTCCTATACATTGAATAAAAATAACTCCAAACTCATTTTATCATTTctcatcttctcttttcttACAAGAAGCCAAGAAGGGTAGAGTAGAGTAGAGATATGTCGCTGTTGTCTTACCTCAGCCCAACACGCCTTCTAGAAGGCTACCTCCGTCGATGCCTCACGGCGGCAGGACTAACGTCGCAGACTCTCTCCATTGATTCTGAAACAACCATCCACTTCTGGGGCCCATCACCTCTAGACAACCGCACCGACAAAAGACCAGTGATGCTTCTCCTCCACGGCTTCGGTCCATCCTCCATGTGGCAGTGGAGGCGACAGATTCAAGCCTTCTCTCCGTCCGCTTTTCGGCTATATTGTCCCGATCTTGTTTTCTTCGGAGACTCTACCAGTTCCTCCACCAATCGCTCCGAGGTCTTccagatatatataaaaacgtTCTTACTCTCTCTATAGTACATAGCTATTTTGATTGTAAATGAACAAGATCATCTCTACGAAGATGAAGATCGGATATGACCTAGTAGAACCTTATGTCATTGATCACTATTACTGTTTTGGTCACTTGATTAGTGTTTCTAAAAAGTATTGttatactaaaaatataatttacatatatttttttttctcaataacAGCTAAGagggaaatattttttttaaatttattccaAATTAATATGAATTATATTCTATTCAGACTACATATACATTTTAGCAATAAATTCAATGTAAAATATAAGTTGAACTAGATATAGGCATTCAGATCTTCGGAtctatataaatacatgtaattttttattcGATTTCAGATCGGTTCTAAATGGGTCTTGGTTGGTTTGAGTCACAAACTAGATACCCATAAGGAATCAGTAAATTTTGGTTATGTGTTGGGATTGGGTGGGTTACTTTACATTGATATGTTAGCTCTTATCAGTGGTGAAGCTAGGTAGAGTAGAGTGGGTGCCCATGCACccataatattttcaaattttaatatatttcttaatAAACTGAGTAAATTTCGTTTATACACCTAAGTTTTAGTACTTGTGCACCCATTGAAAACCATTGGATTTGCCCCTGGCTCTCATATGTAATTGATTTGAACTATGTGGACTAAACGGACACATTCATATCTTAATACTCCAATAATGAAAAATAACAAGGCGGAGTGCATGGAAAAGCTAATGGAGAAAATAGGAATAGAGAAGTTTAATGTGGTTGGAACAAGCTACGGAGGATTTGTGGCGTACCATATGGCCAAAATGTGGCCGCAAAAGGTGGAGAAAGTAGTGATTGCAAGCTCAGGCATCAACATGAGAAAGTGTGACAGTGAAAGTTTATTGCAGAGATCGAACTGTGAGTGTATTGAGAAAGTTATGTTACCATCAACTGCCACAGAGCTTCGGACACTTATGGGTTTGGCATCTTCTTCGAGGATAGTTCGTATGTTTCCCGATGCTCTCTGGAACGACGTTATTAGTGTAAGTAACCTACGTATTGTCTTCTTCTACAAGGGTATTTTTTTGACTTTGTGGAaaataagaataataaaaagatgaaaaagaaTTATGAATTTTCTTTTGGTATAATATATGCAGAATTTATATCAGAAGAATAGAAAGGAGAAAGTAGAATTATTGAAAGGGGTAACTCTTGGCAGGGACGAGAAATTAAGCATTGATCCTCTTTCTCAGGTACGTACGTGAACTTATTTGTAGATGTAATTATAAACATGTCACAGAGATTTCCAATTCAAACGTTATTACTCCTAACATTAATATGTGTATTTAACTGTAACTCATCTGATTAACGGTAAACTGTTTATATTCTCTTAGGAAATCCTTATAATTTGGGGAGACAAAGATCAAATATTTCCGGTGAAGATGGCCTACGAACTAAAAGAGTATGTACAAGAGTATTTTCTTGTTCAAGTTTTATCGTATATTACTAACTGTAATTACTAATTAGTATCATTACTATTCCTAAACATATTGTCTAAATGCTGCAGTTGTTGGTATATTTATGTAGGATTCTTGGAGATAAGACAAAACTGGAACTCATAGAGAACACTTCACATGTTCCACAGATCGAATGTGCGCAAGAATTCAACAACGTCGTTTTGAAATTTCTGAAGGGATCTCAATAGCGGCAATTATACATTTTGGTACATTATTCTTGTTCTTGAAGCGTGGTTATTAGTAAACAGTTGAACTATTAGTAGTCTACGTAATATTGCTAcgtatttctttaaaaaaaatatattgctaCGCACATTACTTGCTATGCTCTCATATTTTCATGTAACTTTATATATTGTCCTATAATATTGATAAGATGAAATTGAAAATCATTAAGGTACCCCAGATCGAATGTTCGTaaacaatataatttttattaagtttacTTTGTAGATCCAATATTTCGGTGGTTCAAACACCCATAATATTAGGTAAATATTCTGAAAAcattaaatatgatttttttttttgtaacacattaaatatgatttaaaacGAAGTATTCCTACAGTTTTAGAATAATAGATTGCCGTGATATTCAAATTGGTTCAAAAATGTAAGTTGGTCACCAATAAAAGCATTAAGCGGTCAAAA of the Brassica rapa cultivar Chiifu-401-42 chromosome A03, CAAS_Brap_v3.01, whole genome shotgun sequence genome contains:
- the LOC103862223 gene encoding 2-hydroxymuconate semialdehyde hydrolase is translated as MSLLSYLSPTRLLEGYLRRCLTAAGLTSQTLSIDSETTIHFWGPSPLDNRTDKRPVMLLLHGFGPSSMWQWRRQIQAFSPSAFRLYCPDLVFFGDSTSSSTNRSEVFQAECMEKLMEKIGIEKFNVVGTSYGGFVAYHMAKMWPQKVEKVVIASSGINMRKCDSESLLQRSNCECIEKVMLPSTATELRTLMGLASSSRIVRMFPDALWNDVISNLYQKNRKEKVELLKGVTLGRDEKLSIDPLSQEILIIWGDKDQIFPVKMAYELKEILGDKTKLELIENTSHVPQIECAQEFNNVVLKFLKGSQ